From a single Maritimibacter sp. DP1N21-5 genomic region:
- a CDS encoding TFIIB-type zinc finger domain-containing protein produces MTDSSDPTAAATTADHRFPCDNCGADFRFDPSAGLLVCDHCGNTAPMDTDAPRTIAPIAELDYRAALTADLPAAEIEETRVSTCPNCAAQVEFDADLHATECPFCATPVVTDTGAHRHIKPRGVLPFALTEAEARDAMTTWLGNLWFAPGGLQDYARKGRAMQGIYVPYWTFDADTRSSYSGERGTVYYETRTVMRDGKRQQVRVAKVRWRPAHGKVARFFDDVLVLASKSLPKRFTDALEPWDLSALEPYAPEFLAGFRAEGYAVELEEGFEEARAKMDRVIARDVKFDIGGDRQRIHAIDTKLGAITFKHVLLPVWLAAYKYRGETYRFVVNGRTGRVQGERPWSKIKIAIAAVLGLIVAAGIGFVIATQQ; encoded by the coding sequence ATGACCGACTCTTCCGACCCAACCGCTGCGGCCACCACAGCCGATCACCGCTTTCCCTGCGACAATTGCGGCGCCGACTTCCGCTTTGATCCAAGCGCGGGCCTGCTGGTCTGCGACCATTGCGGCAACACGGCCCCCATGGACACGGACGCCCCGCGCACCATCGCCCCCATCGCCGAACTGGACTACCGCGCGGCCCTCACCGCCGACCTGCCAGCGGCGGAGATCGAGGAGACCCGCGTCTCCACCTGTCCCAACTGCGCGGCACAGGTCGAATTTGACGCCGACCTCCACGCCACCGAATGCCCGTTCTGCGCCACGCCGGTCGTCACCGACACCGGCGCCCACCGGCATATCAAGCCGCGCGGCGTCCTGCCCTTCGCGCTGACAGAGGCAGAGGCACGGGATGCCATGACCACCTGGCTCGGCAATCTCTGGTTCGCCCCCGGCGGCTTGCAGGACTACGCGCGCAAGGGCCGCGCGATGCAAGGCATCTACGTCCCCTACTGGACCTTCGACGCCGACACCCGCAGCAGCTATTCCGGCGAACGCGGCACCGTCTACTACGAAACCCGAACGGTGATGCGCGACGGTAAGCGCCAACAGGTGCGCGTGGCCAAAGTGCGCTGGCGCCCTGCACACGGCAAGGTCGCCCGCTTCTTCGACGACGTGCTGGTGCTGGCGTCAAAGTCCCTGCCCAAACGCTTCACCGACGCGCTGGAACCCTGGGATCTGAGCGCGCTGGAACCCTACGCGCCCGAATTCCTCGCCGGTTTCCGGGCCGAAGGTTATGCAGTCGAGCTGGAGGAAGGGTTCGAAGAAGCCCGCGCCAAGATGGACCGCGTCATCGCCCGCGACGTCAAGTTCGACATCGGAGGCGACCGCCAGCGCATCCACGCCATCGACACCAAGCTGGGGGCCATCACATTCAAACACGTGCTACTGCCTGTCTGGCTCGCCGCCTACAAGTACCGGGGCGAAACCTACCGCTTTGTCGTCAACGGGCGCACGGGCCGGGTGCAGGGTGAACGCCCCTGGTCCAAGATCAAGATCGCCATCGCCGCGGTGCTGGGCCTGATCGTCGCCGCAGGCATCGGTTTCGTGATCGCTACACAGCAATGA
- a CDS encoding SPFH domain-containing protein produces the protein MSIFDFLSGQFIDVIHWVDDSRDTMVWRFEREGHEIKYGAKLTVREGQAAVFVHEGQLADVFTPGLYMLETNNMPIMTTLQHWDHGFKSPFKSEVYFVNTTRFNDLKWGTKNPIICRDPEFGPVRLRAFGTYSVKVADPARFLVEIVGTDGEFTMDEISFQIRNIIVQEMSRSLAKSGIPVMDMAANTRELGQLVAKEISAQITEYGLTLPELYIENISLPPAVEEVMDKRSSMGVIGNLNEYMQFQAAEALGREGSGASDAMQAGLGAAMGLQMGQQAASPGPWGAQPARGGATPPPPPVEHVWHVAENGETKGPFSKAQLGRMAQAGELSRESYVWTAGQDGWMKAEDVTELAQLFTILPPPPPPGV, from the coding sequence ATGAGCATTTTCGATTTCCTCTCCGGCCAGTTCATCGACGTCATCCACTGGGTCGACGACAGCCGGGACACGATGGTCTGGCGGTTCGAACGCGAGGGGCACGAGATCAAATACGGTGCCAAGCTGACGGTGCGCGAGGGGCAAGCTGCCGTCTTCGTGCACGAAGGCCAACTGGCCGACGTCTTCACCCCCGGTCTCTACATGCTCGAGACCAACAACATGCCCATCATGACGACGCTGCAGCACTGGGATCACGGCTTCAAAAGCCCGTTCAAATCCGAGGTCTATTTCGTCAACACCACCCGCTTCAACGACCTGAAATGGGGCACCAAGAACCCGATCATCTGCCGCGATCCGGAATTCGGCCCCGTGCGCCTGCGCGCCTTCGGCACTTACTCGGTCAAGGTGGCGGACCCTGCGCGGTTCCTGGTCGAGATCGTCGGCACCGACGGCGAATTCACGATGGACGAGATCAGCTTCCAGATCCGCAACATCATCGTGCAGGAGATGTCCCGCAGCCTTGCCAAGTCCGGCATCCCGGTCATGGACATGGCCGCCAACACGCGCGAACTGGGCCAACTTGTGGCCAAGGAAATCAGCGCCCAAATCACCGAATACGGGCTCACCCTGCCCGAGCTCTACATCGAAAACATCTCGCTGCCGCCGGCGGTCGAGGAGGTGATGGACAAGCGGTCCTCCATGGGCGTGATCGGAAATCTCAACGAATACATGCAGTTCCAGGCGGCAGAAGCGCTTGGCCGTGAGGGCAGCGGCGCATCTGACGCGATGCAGGCCGGGCTGGGCGCGGCGATGGGCCTGCAAATGGGTCAGCAGGCTGCATCCCCCGGCCCCTGGGGCGCGCAACCTGCACGCGGCGGCGCCACACCGCCGCCCCCGCCTGTCGAACATGTCTGGCACGTGGCAGAAAACGGCGAGACGAAGGGCCCGTTCTCCAAGGCACAGCTGGGTCGCATGGCGCAAGCGGGCGAGCTGTCTCGCGAAAGCTATGTCTGGACAGCAGGCCAGGACGGCTGGATGAAGGCAGAGGACGTGACTGAATTGGCCCAGCTTTTCACCATCCTGCCGCCACCACCGCCGCCCGGGGTGTAA